Proteins from a genomic interval of Coraliomargarita sinensis:
- a CDS encoding right-handed parallel beta-helix repeat-containing protein has translation MKQIRISFVVGIGLASFLISGALSARDAGVINMAALGAKTDGSDTTPIVRAALAEVRRGEATKLVFPPGRYDFYSVRANEEYLFVSNNDAGLKRIAFPLQGMEDVTIDGGGATFVFHGEIVPFLIGDSNDVSLKNFSVDFIRPFHSEGRVLAVTEDYVDLAFTEEFPYEIRNGVLVFTSHQRYSGPATTVSSGEVLYPYSSLLAFDPEKQETAYMAKDRYGLGEGAAAEEISDGRVRLKLPNLSADPGNILVFGPAKRNYPGFIITDSSGVHLSGINLHHCGGMGVIAQRSADLFLKNIRVTPPAGGKRILSITADATHFVNCTGRIEMVDCLFEQQKDDATNIHGLYAKITRILAPNRFEVRLVHPQQAGVDFIKSGTRLELNDGPSLQRHGFARVKSVERINKEMTLVETEAPLPEDIVVGDSIADADANTADVLIRNCVIRGNRARGILLGSRGKMVIEGNTFHTPGAAILFEGDSRYWFEQAGVRDVVIRDNTFDNCNYGVWGNACIQVGSGIEKEFRSTSRYNRNIRIENNLFRVFSPLPLLSMYSVDGLTFVDNQLERTEAYPVPEEKEEKLFVITNSENVKVEDPRMVSKRQRKEMTANRGNTVIHPKAVNLKDNRLRHAFH, from the coding sequence ATGAAGCAAATCCGAATCTCCTTCGTCGTCGGTATCGGTCTGGCATCGTTCCTTATCTCCGGCGCTCTCAGTGCGCGTGACGCGGGAGTGATCAACATGGCGGCTCTCGGCGCGAAAACCGACGGGAGCGACACGACACCCATCGTCAGGGCGGCACTGGCCGAGGTACGCAGGGGCGAAGCAACCAAACTGGTCTTTCCTCCGGGGCGCTATGATTTTTACTCCGTGCGCGCGAACGAAGAGTATCTTTTTGTCAGCAATAACGACGCGGGACTGAAGCGCATCGCGTTTCCCCTGCAGGGAATGGAAGATGTCACGATTGACGGTGGCGGAGCGACCTTCGTTTTCCACGGAGAGATCGTGCCCTTTCTGATCGGCGATTCCAATGACGTGTCGCTCAAAAACTTTTCGGTGGATTTCATCCGCCCGTTCCACTCCGAAGGAAGGGTGCTGGCGGTAACGGAGGACTATGTGGATTTGGCCTTCACCGAGGAGTTTCCCTACGAAATCCGCAACGGGGTGCTCGTCTTCACCAGCCATCAGCGTTATTCCGGCCCGGCAACAACGGTGTCGAGCGGCGAGGTGCTCTACCCTTACAGCAGTCTGCTCGCCTTCGACCCGGAAAAACAGGAAACCGCGTACATGGCGAAGGACCGCTACGGCCTCGGAGAAGGAGCGGCCGCGGAGGAGATCTCGGACGGCCGTGTGCGGCTCAAACTCCCGAACCTTTCCGCCGACCCCGGAAACATTCTCGTCTTCGGACCTGCAAAACGGAATTACCCGGGCTTTATCATTACCGACTCTTCCGGAGTCCATCTCTCGGGTATCAACCTCCATCATTGCGGCGGCATGGGTGTGATCGCCCAGCGCAGCGCGGATCTGTTTCTCAAGAATATCCGGGTGACTCCGCCGGCGGGAGGCAAAAGGATTCTGAGCATCACGGCGGACGCGACCCACTTCGTCAACTGCACGGGCAGGATCGAGATGGTGGATTGCCTGTTCGAGCAACAGAAGGACGACGCCACCAATATCCACGGCCTCTACGCGAAAATCACCCGGATCCTGGCGCCCAACCGCTTCGAAGTCAGATTGGTCCACCCGCAGCAGGCCGGAGTCGATTTCATCAAGTCCGGCACCCGCTTGGAACTGAACGACGGCCCGAGCTTGCAGAGACACGGATTTGCGCGCGTCAAATCCGTGGAGCGTATCAACAAGGAAATGACGCTCGTCGAAACGGAAGCGCCGCTGCCGGAGGACATCGTCGTCGGTGACTCGATCGCCGACGCAGATGCCAACACGGCCGACGTCCTGATTCGCAACTGCGTGATCCGCGGAAACCGCGCGCGCGGGATCCTGTTGGGCTCCCGTGGCAAGATGGTCATCGAGGGCAACACCTTTCACACGCCCGGCGCCGCAATTCTGTTCGAGGGCGATTCCCGATACTGGTTCGAGCAGGCGGGCGTGCGGGATGTGGTGATCCGCGATAACACCTTCGACAACTGCAACTACGGCGTCTGGGGCAACGCTTGCATCCAGGTCGGCTCCGGCATCGAGAAGGAGTTCAGGAGCACTTCCCGCTACAACCGGAACATCCGGATCGAAAACAATCTCTTCCGCGTCTTCAGTCCCCTGCCCCTGCTGAGCATGTATTCGGTGGATGGTTTGACCTTCGTCGATAACCAACTGGAGAGGACCGAGGCTTATCCGGTTCCTGAAGAAAAAGAGGAGAAACTGTTCGTGATTACCAATTCCGAAAACGTGAAGGTGGAGGATCCACGTATGGTCTCCAAACGACAGCGAAAAGAAATGACCGCGAATCGGGGGAACACGGTAATTCACCCCAAAGCCGTAAACTTAAAGGATAACAGGCTCCGGCACGCGTTCCACTAG